One region of Camelus bactrianus isolate YW-2024 breed Bactrian camel chromosome 20, ASM4877302v1, whole genome shotgun sequence genomic DNA includes:
- the LOC105074082 gene encoding saoe class I histocompatibility antigen, A alpha chain isoform X1, with protein sequence MTPRTLLLLLSGALALTETWAGYHSMRYFEIGVSRPERGEPWYTEVGYVDDTQFVRFDSDAPNPRMEPRARWVEQEGPEYWEGETRKAKGHAQTYRVDLNTLRGYYNQSEAGSHTVQSMYGCDVGPDGRLLRGYSQDAYDGKDYIALNEDLRSWTAADAAAQITQRKWEAAGTAEQLRNYLEGTCVEWLGRYLENGKETLQRADPPRTHVTHHPTSDHKATLRCWALGFYPAEISLTWQRDGEDQAQDMELVETRPAGDGTFQKWAALVVPPGEEQRYTCHVQHEGLEEPLTLRWEPSPQPTIPIMVIIVGLVLFVVTAAVVVGVVIWRKRRSGEKGGSYAQAASSDSAQGSDVSLTDPRGETLEGLDWERGWGRGDALGVGIL encoded by the exons ATGACGCCCCGAaccctcctcctgctgctctcGGGGGCCCTGGCCCTGACCGAGACCTGGGCGG GCTACCACTCCATGAGATATTTCGAAATTGGGGTGTCTCGGCCCGAACGCGGGGAGCCCTGGTACACGGAAGTCGGCTACGTGGACGACACGCAGTTCGTGCGGTTCGACAGCGACGCCCCGAATCCGAGGATGGAGCCGCGGGCGCGGTGGGTGGAGCAGGAGGGGCCGGAGTACTGGGAAGGGGAGACACGGAAAGCCAAGGGCCACGCACAGACATACCGAGTGGACCTGAACACCCTGCGCGGCTACTACAACCAGAGCGAGGCCG GGTCTCACACCGTCCAGAGCATGTACGGCTGCGACGTGGGGCCGGACGGACGTCTCCTCCGCGGGTACAGCCAGGATGCCTACGACGGCAAGGATTACATCGCCCTGAACGAGGACCTGCGCTCCTGGACCGCGGCGGACGCGGCGGCTCAGATCACCCAGCGCAAGTGGGAGGCGGCCGGTACGGCGGAGCAACTGAGGAACTACCTGGAGGGCACGTGTGTGGAGTGGCTCGGCAGATACCTGGAGAACGGGAAGGAGACGCTGCAGCGCGCAG ACCCTCCAAGGACCCATGTGACCCATCACCCCACCTCTGACCATAAGGCCACCCTgaggtgctgggccctgggcttctACCCTGCGGAGATCTCACTGACCTGGCAGCGTGATGGGGAGGACCAGGCACAGGACATGGAGCTCGTGGAAACCAGGCCTGCGGGGGACGGGACCTTCCAGAAGTGGGCGGCCCTGGTGGTGCCTCCTGGAGAGGAGCAGAGATACACGTGCCACGTGCAGCACGAGGGGCTTGAGGAGCCCCTCACCCTGAGATGGG AGCCATCTCCTCAGCCCACCATCCCCATCATGGTCATCATTGTTGGCCTGGTTCTCTTTGTGGTCACTGCAGCTGTGGTGGTGGGAGTTGTGATCTGGAGGAAGAGGCGTTCAg GTGAAAAAGGAGGGAGCTACGCTCAGGCTGCAA GCAGTGACAGTGCCCAGGGCTCAGATGTGTCTCTCACGGATCCCAGAGGTGAGACCCTGGAGGGCCTAGACTGGGAGAGGGGTTGGGGCAGAGGGGATGCCCTGGGTGTGGGGATTCTCTGA
- the LOC105074082 gene encoding saoe class I histocompatibility antigen, A alpha chain isoform X2 translates to MTPRTLLLLLSGALALTETWAGYHSMRYFEIGVSRPERGEPWYTEVGYVDDTQFVRFDSDAPNPRMEPRARWVEQEGPEYWEGETRKAKGHAQTYRVDLNTLRGYYNQSEAGSHTVQSMYGCDVGPDGRLLRGYSQDAYDGKDYIALNEDLRSWTAADAAAQITQRKWEAAGTAEQLRNYLEGTCVEWLGRYLENGKETLQRADPPRTHVTHHPTSDHKATLRCWALGFYPAEISLTWQRDGEDQAQDMELVETRPAGDGTFQKWAALVVPPGEEQRYTCHVQHEGLEEPLTLRWGEEGHGGGASSQSHLLSPPSPSWSSLLAWFSLWSLQLWWWEL, encoded by the exons ATGACGCCCCGAaccctcctcctgctgctctcGGGGGCCCTGGCCCTGACCGAGACCTGGGCGG GCTACCACTCCATGAGATATTTCGAAATTGGGGTGTCTCGGCCCGAACGCGGGGAGCCCTGGTACACGGAAGTCGGCTACGTGGACGACACGCAGTTCGTGCGGTTCGACAGCGACGCCCCGAATCCGAGGATGGAGCCGCGGGCGCGGTGGGTGGAGCAGGAGGGGCCGGAGTACTGGGAAGGGGAGACACGGAAAGCCAAGGGCCACGCACAGACATACCGAGTGGACCTGAACACCCTGCGCGGCTACTACAACCAGAGCGAGGCCG GGTCTCACACCGTCCAGAGCATGTACGGCTGCGACGTGGGGCCGGACGGACGTCTCCTCCGCGGGTACAGCCAGGATGCCTACGACGGCAAGGATTACATCGCCCTGAACGAGGACCTGCGCTCCTGGACCGCGGCGGACGCGGCGGCTCAGATCACCCAGCGCAAGTGGGAGGCGGCCGGTACGGCGGAGCAACTGAGGAACTACCTGGAGGGCACGTGTGTGGAGTGGCTCGGCAGATACCTGGAGAACGGGAAGGAGACGCTGCAGCGCGCAG ACCCTCCAAGGACCCATGTGACCCATCACCCCACCTCTGACCATAAGGCCACCCTgaggtgctgggccctgggcttctACCCTGCGGAGATCTCACTGACCTGGCAGCGTGATGGGGAGGACCAGGCACAGGACATGGAGCTCGTGGAAACCAGGCCTGCGGGGGACGGGACCTTCCAGAAGTGGGCGGCCCTGGTGGTGCCTCCTGGAGAGGAGCAGAGATACACGTGCCACGTGCAGCACGAGGGGCTTGAGGAGCCCCTCACCCTGAGATGGGGTGAGGAGGGACACGGGGGTGGAGCTTCTTCTCAG AGCCATCTCCTCAGCCCACCATCCCCATCATGGTCATCATTGTTGGCCTGGTTCTCTTTGTGGTCACTGCAGCTGTGGTGGTGGGAGTTGTGA